A section of the Carya illinoinensis cultivar Pawnee chromosome 12, C.illinoinensisPawnee_v1, whole genome shotgun sequence genome encodes:
- the LOC122289754 gene encoding probable leucine-rich repeat receptor-like serine/threonine-protein kinase At3g14840 isoform X9 has translation MSSIERLLLSSNNFTGELPPSFANLISLQDFRISDNQFSGQIPNYIQKWKNLTKLFIQASGLKGPIPSLDHLGKLTELRISDLNGSEVTFPLKSINIAQWKILMLRNCNLTGPLPDPFLSPGATKELSTLDLSFNRLGGEIPLSFENLKKIQRMFVTSGASLPVERWQNCVCNDADWLMLILYRYLTGNSFTGPIPAWILDGGQYVDLSYNKFTIHKGLDGCQKGKGINLFASFLTDNIETGNIVSCLRNSPRSCPKHGQYKLHINCGGGNLRVNKSNEFDADKEDGGYSKFFLAQGDQYWSSSSTGQFIDDDRTNQDVILQNLSRLSTNSPDAELYMTARFSPLSLTYYAFCLVNGNYTVKLHFAEIVFTDDETYSSLGRRIFDVYIQEKRVLKDFDIVKAAGGVRKPYIQSFNAVVVTNSTLQIRFYWAGKGTTDIPSKGDYGPLISAISVESDNEPSSISIGAVVGILVAGAFVIILFVVAILWWKGCLGQRSSATDHGSFKAINIVIINKFSFPTIIMRNANSSNFPDILAYLTWHAPSLDLRGLDLKTGTFTLRQIKTATNNFDEANKIGEGGFGSVYKGLLSDGTMMAVKQLSSKSKQGNREFLNEIGMISALQHPHLVKLYGCCVEGNQLLLVYEYMENNSLARALLGPEEYQIQLDWPTRHRICVGIARGLAYLHEESRLKIVHRDIKATNVLLDKNLNPKISDFGLAKLDEEDNTHISTRIAGTYGYMAPEYALRGYLTDKADVYSFGIVALEIVSGKSNTSHRPKGESLQLLDWALVLKEKGNLLDLLDPRLGSNYRKEEVMRVINVALLCTNVSAAVRPTMSSVVSMLEGGAVIPELGPNLSIIDDEMKVKALWEHFQDKKESSRGNSQTQSVLTDDPFTGSSTSAVDLYPINMDSSYWEKRV, from the exons ATGTCCTCCATAGAAAGACT TTTACTTAGCTCGAACAATTTTACTGGGGAGCTACCTCCTTCATTTGCAAACTTGATCTCATTGCAAGATTT TCGGATCAGTGACAATCAATTTTCTGGACAGATTCCCAATTATATTCAAAAATGGAAAAACCTCACTAAACT ATTTATTCAAGCAAGTGGTTTGAAGGGGCCAATTCCTAGCCTTGATCATTTGGGAAAGTTAACTGAATT GAGAATCAGTGACTTGAATGGATCTGAAGTAACTTTTCCATTGAAAAGCATTAACATAGCACAATGGAAAATACT gatgTTGAGGAATTGCAATCTTACTGGACCGCTACCCGATCCATTCTTATCTCCCGGGGCTACGAAAGAATTGTCAACCTT AGATCTCAGCTTCAACAGACTAGGTGGAGAAATTCCACTCAGCtttgaaaatctgaaaaaaatacAACGCAT GTTTGTCACATCAGGAGCAAGTTTACCTGTTGAACGCTGGCAAAACTGCGTATGTAATGATGCTGACTGGTTAATGCTGATTCTGTACAGATACTTAACCGGCAACTCATTCACTGGACCAATACCTGCTTGGATACTGGATGGAGGACAATATGT CGATCTTTCATATAACAAGTTTACAATTCATAAAGGATTGGATGGTTGCCAAAAAGGGAAAGG GATCAACTTATTCGCAAGCTTCTTGACGGACAATATTGAAAC TGGCAATATTGTTTCGTGTTTGAGGAACTCACCGCGTTCATGTCCCAAAC ATGGCCAGTACAAGCTTCATATAAATTGCGGCGGAGGAAACCTACGTGTTAATAAAAGTAATGAATTTGATGCCGATAAAGAGGATGGGGGATACTCAAAGTTCTTCCTCGCACAAGGTGATCAGTACTGGTCGTCTAGCAGCACTGGTCAATTCATAGACGATGACCGCACCAACCAAGACGTCATTTTGCAAAATTTATCCAGGCTCTCTACGAACTCGCCCGATGCCGAACTGTACATGACAGCGCgcttttctcctctctctcttacTTATTATGCCTTTTGTTTGGTAAATGGGAATTATACAGTAAAGCTCCATTTTGCGGAGATAGTATTCACTGATGATGAAACGTATAGCAGCTTGGGAAGACGTATATTTGATGTTTACATTCAG gaAAAGCGAGTGCTAAAGGATTTCGATATTGTGAAAGCAGCCGGGGGGGTTCGTAAGCCGTATATACAAAGTTTTAATGCTGTTGTTGTGACTAATAGTACCCTACAGATCCGTTTCTACTGGGCTGGGAAGGGGACAACTGATATCCCATCCAAAGGAGACTATGGTCCTCTTATTTCAGCCATTTCTGTGGAATCTG ACAATGAACCTTCAAGTATATCTATTGGAGCAGTGGTTGGAATTCTCGTTGCTGGAgcttttgttataattttatttgttgtggCTATCCTCTGGTGGAAAGGCTGTCTAGGACAGAGATCAAGTGCTACTGATCATGGTAGTTTCAAGGctattaatattgttattatcaATAAGTTTTCCTTCCCTACAATC ATCATGAGGAATGCGAATTCTTCAAATTTCCCAGACATACTTGCCTATCTAACTTGGCATGCACCTTCCTTAGATTTAAGAGGCTTAGACCTGAAAACTGGAACATTCACCTTGAGGCAAATCAAAACAGCTACAAACAACTTTGATGAGGCGAATAAAATTGGGGAAGGTGGTTTTGGTTCTGTTTATAAG GGCCTTCTGTCTGATGGCACCATGATGGCAGTCAAACAGCTTTCTTCCAAATCAAAGCAAGGAAATCGTGAGTTTTTGAATGAGATCGGCATGATTTCTGCTTTGCAGCACCCTCATCTTGTAAAGCTCTACGGATGCTGTGTTGAAGGAAATCAATTGTTGCTGGTATACGAGTACATGGAAAATAATAGCCTCGCTCGTGCTTTGCTTG GGCCCgaagaatatcaaatacaatTGGATTGGCCAACAAGACATAGGATTTGTGTTGGCATAGCAAGAGGTTTGGCCTATCTCCATGAAGAATCAAGGTTGAAGATTGTCCATAGAGACATCAAGGCTACTAATGTCTTGCTTGATAAAAATCTCAACCCTAAGATATCTGACTTTGGTTTGGCCAAGCTTGATGAAGAGGATAATACACACATCAGCACCCGAATTGCTGGAACTTA TGGTTATATGGCACCTGAGTATGCGTTGCGAGGTTATTTAACTGACAAAGCagatgtttatagttttggaatTGTGGCTTTGGAAATTGTCAGTGGGAAGAGCAACACGAGTCACAGGCCTAAGGGGGAATCTCTACAACTTCTTGATTGG GCACTTGttttaaaagagaaaggaaatctGTTGGATTTGCTTGATCCAAGATTAGGCTCAAACTACAGGAAGGAAGAGGTTATGCGTGTGATTAATGTGGCTCTCCTATGCACTAATGTTTCTGCAGCAGTTAGGCCTACCATGTCCTCAGTGGTGAGCATGCTTGAGGGCGGCGCTGTTATTCCTGAGTTGGGTCCAAATTTAAGTATCATAGATGATGAAATGAAAGTGAAGGCACTGTGGGAGCATTTTCAAGATAAGAAAGAATCAAGTAGGGGAAATAGCCAGACCCAAAGTGTATTAACGGATGACCCATTCACCGGTTCTTCTACATCCGCTGTTGATCTATATCCAATCAATATGGATTCTAGTTACTGGGAGAAAAGGGTTTAG
- the LOC122289754 gene encoding probable leucine-rich repeat receptor-like serine/threonine-protein kinase At3g14840 isoform X7: protein MSQLTHISLLGNRLTGPIPGALANIKSLKSLTVEFNKLSGNLPPELGSMSSIERLLLSSNNFTGELPPSFANLISLQDFRISDNQFSGQIPNYIQKWKNLTKLFIQASGLKGPIPSLDHLGKLTELRISDLNGSEVTFPLKSINIAQWKILMLRNCNLTGPLPDPFLSPGATKELSTLDLSFNRLGGEIPLSFENLKKIQRMFVTSGASLPVERWQNCVCNDADWLMLILYRYLTGNSFTGPIPAWILDGGQYVDLSYNKFTIHKGLDGCQKGKGINLFASFLTDNIETGNIVSCLRNSPRSCPKHGQYKLHINCGGGNLRVNKSNEFDADKEDGGYSKFFLAQGDQYWSSSSTGQFIDDDRTNQDVILQNLSRLSTNSPDAELYMTARFSPLSLTYYAFCLVNGNYTVKLHFAEIVFTDDETYSSLGRRIFDVYIQEKRVLKDFDIVKAAGGVRKPYIQSFNAVVVTNSTLQIRFYWAGKGTTDIPSKGDYGPLISAISVESDNEPSSISIGAVVGILVAGAFVIILFVVAILWWKGCLGQRSSATDHGSFKAINIVIINKFSFPTIIMRNANSSNFPDILAYLTWHAPSLDLRGLDLKTGTFTLRQIKTATNNFDEANKIGEGGFGSVYKGLLSDGTMMAVKQLSSKSKQGNREFLNEIGMISALQHPHLVKLYGCCVEGNQLLLVYEYMENNSLARALLGPEEYQIQLDWPTRHRICVGIARGLAYLHEESRLKIVHRDIKATNVLLDKNLNPKISDFGLAKLDEEDNTHISTRIAGTYGYMAPEYALRGYLTDKADVYSFGIVALEIVSGKSNTSHRPKGESLQLLDWALVLKEKGNLLDLLDPRLGSNYRKEEVMRVINVALLCTNVSAAVRPTMSSVVSMLEGGAVIPELGPNLSIIDDEMKVKALWEHFQDKKESSRGNSQTQSVLTDDPFTGSSTSAVDLYPINMDSSYWEKRV from the exons ATGTCGCAGCTGACCCACAT TTCCCTTTTAGGAAACAGATTAACGGGTCCTATTCCCGGAGCTCTTGCAAACATCAAATCTCTCAAAAGCTT GACGGTCGAGTTCAATAAACTTTCTGGAAATCTTCCTCCAGAGCTCGGGAGTATGTCCTCCATAGAAAGACT TTTACTTAGCTCGAACAATTTTACTGGGGAGCTACCTCCTTCATTTGCAAACTTGATCTCATTGCAAGATTT TCGGATCAGTGACAATCAATTTTCTGGACAGATTCCCAATTATATTCAAAAATGGAAAAACCTCACTAAACT ATTTATTCAAGCAAGTGGTTTGAAGGGGCCAATTCCTAGCCTTGATCATTTGGGAAAGTTAACTGAATT GAGAATCAGTGACTTGAATGGATCTGAAGTAACTTTTCCATTGAAAAGCATTAACATAGCACAATGGAAAATACT gatgTTGAGGAATTGCAATCTTACTGGACCGCTACCCGATCCATTCTTATCTCCCGGGGCTACGAAAGAATTGTCAACCTT AGATCTCAGCTTCAACAGACTAGGTGGAGAAATTCCACTCAGCtttgaaaatctgaaaaaaatacAACGCAT GTTTGTCACATCAGGAGCAAGTTTACCTGTTGAACGCTGGCAAAACTGCGTATGTAATGATGCTGACTGGTTAATGCTGATTCTGTACAGATACTTAACCGGCAACTCATTCACTGGACCAATACCTGCTTGGATACTGGATGGAGGACAATATGT CGATCTTTCATATAACAAGTTTACAATTCATAAAGGATTGGATGGTTGCCAAAAAGGGAAAGG GATCAACTTATTCGCAAGCTTCTTGACGGACAATATTGAAAC TGGCAATATTGTTTCGTGTTTGAGGAACTCACCGCGTTCATGTCCCAAAC ATGGCCAGTACAAGCTTCATATAAATTGCGGCGGAGGAAACCTACGTGTTAATAAAAGTAATGAATTTGATGCCGATAAAGAGGATGGGGGATACTCAAAGTTCTTCCTCGCACAAGGTGATCAGTACTGGTCGTCTAGCAGCACTGGTCAATTCATAGACGATGACCGCACCAACCAAGACGTCATTTTGCAAAATTTATCCAGGCTCTCTACGAACTCGCCCGATGCCGAACTGTACATGACAGCGCgcttttctcctctctctcttacTTATTATGCCTTTTGTTTGGTAAATGGGAATTATACAGTAAAGCTCCATTTTGCGGAGATAGTATTCACTGATGATGAAACGTATAGCAGCTTGGGAAGACGTATATTTGATGTTTACATTCAG gaAAAGCGAGTGCTAAAGGATTTCGATATTGTGAAAGCAGCCGGGGGGGTTCGTAAGCCGTATATACAAAGTTTTAATGCTGTTGTTGTGACTAATAGTACCCTACAGATCCGTTTCTACTGGGCTGGGAAGGGGACAACTGATATCCCATCCAAAGGAGACTATGGTCCTCTTATTTCAGCCATTTCTGTGGAATCTG ACAATGAACCTTCAAGTATATCTATTGGAGCAGTGGTTGGAATTCTCGTTGCTGGAgcttttgttataattttatttgttgtggCTATCCTCTGGTGGAAAGGCTGTCTAGGACAGAGATCAAGTGCTACTGATCATGGTAGTTTCAAGGctattaatattgttattatcaATAAGTTTTCCTTCCCTACAATC ATCATGAGGAATGCGAATTCTTCAAATTTCCCAGACATACTTGCCTATCTAACTTGGCATGCACCTTCCTTAGATTTAAGAGGCTTAGACCTGAAAACTGGAACATTCACCTTGAGGCAAATCAAAACAGCTACAAACAACTTTGATGAGGCGAATAAAATTGGGGAAGGTGGTTTTGGTTCTGTTTATAAG GGCCTTCTGTCTGATGGCACCATGATGGCAGTCAAACAGCTTTCTTCCAAATCAAAGCAAGGAAATCGTGAGTTTTTGAATGAGATCGGCATGATTTCTGCTTTGCAGCACCCTCATCTTGTAAAGCTCTACGGATGCTGTGTTGAAGGAAATCAATTGTTGCTGGTATACGAGTACATGGAAAATAATAGCCTCGCTCGTGCTTTGCTTG GGCCCgaagaatatcaaatacaatTGGATTGGCCAACAAGACATAGGATTTGTGTTGGCATAGCAAGAGGTTTGGCCTATCTCCATGAAGAATCAAGGTTGAAGATTGTCCATAGAGACATCAAGGCTACTAATGTCTTGCTTGATAAAAATCTCAACCCTAAGATATCTGACTTTGGTTTGGCCAAGCTTGATGAAGAGGATAATACACACATCAGCACCCGAATTGCTGGAACTTA TGGTTATATGGCACCTGAGTATGCGTTGCGAGGTTATTTAACTGACAAAGCagatgtttatagttttggaatTGTGGCTTTGGAAATTGTCAGTGGGAAGAGCAACACGAGTCACAGGCCTAAGGGGGAATCTCTACAACTTCTTGATTGG GCACTTGttttaaaagagaaaggaaatctGTTGGATTTGCTTGATCCAAGATTAGGCTCAAACTACAGGAAGGAAGAGGTTATGCGTGTGATTAATGTGGCTCTCCTATGCACTAATGTTTCTGCAGCAGTTAGGCCTACCATGTCCTCAGTGGTGAGCATGCTTGAGGGCGGCGCTGTTATTCCTGAGTTGGGTCCAAATTTAAGTATCATAGATGATGAAATGAAAGTGAAGGCACTGTGGGAGCATTTTCAAGATAAGAAAGAATCAAGTAGGGGAAATAGCCAGACCCAAAGTGTATTAACGGATGACCCATTCACCGGTTCTTCTACATCCGCTGTTGATCTATATCCAATCAATATGGATTCTAGTTACTGGGAGAAAAGGGTTTAG
- the LOC122289754 gene encoding probable leucine-rich repeat receptor-like serine/threonine-protein kinase At3g14840 isoform X4 has product MKFFTCLNDWRLEIPTVGVHVVVILKGQNLPGTLPPDLKLPCLQKLDLSRNYLSGSIPSTWGSMSQLTHISLLGNRLTGPIPGALANIKSLKSLTVEFNKLSGNLPPELGSMSSIERLLLSSNNFTGELPPSFANLISLQDFRISDNQFSGQIPNYIQKWKNLTKLFIQASGLKGPIPSLDHLGKLTELRISDLNGSEVTFPLKSINIAQWKILMLRNCNLTGPLPDPFLSPGATKELSTLDLSFNRLGGEIPLSFENLKKIQRMFVTSGASLPVERWQNCVCNDADWLMLILYRYLTGNSFTGPIPAWILDGGQYVDLSYNKFTIHKGLDGCQKGKGINLFASFLTDNIETGNIVSCLRNSPRSCPKHGQYKLHINCGGGNLRVNKSNEFDADKEDGGYSKFFLAQGDQYWSSSSTGQFIDDDRTNQDVILQNLSRLSTNSPDAELYMTARFSPLSLTYYAFCLVNGNYTVKLHFAEIVFTDDETYSSLGRRIFDVYIQEKRVLKDFDIVKAAGGVRKPYIQSFNAVVVTNSTLQIRFYWAGKGTTDIPSKGDYGPLISAISVESDNEPSSISIGAVVGILVAGAFVIILFVVAILWWKGCLGQRSSATDHDLRGLDLKTGTFTLRQIKTATNNFDEANKIGEGGFGSVYKGLLSDGTMMAVKQLSSKSKQGNREFLNEIGMISALQHPHLVKLYGCCVEGNQLLLVYEYMENNSLARALLGPEEYQIQLDWPTRHRICVGIARGLAYLHEESRLKIVHRDIKATNVLLDKNLNPKISDFGLAKLDEEDNTHISTRIAGTYGYMAPEYALRGYLTDKADVYSFGIVALEIVSGKSNTSHRPKGESLQLLDWALVLKEKGNLLDLLDPRLGSNYRKEEVMRVINVALLCTNVSAAVRPTMSSVVSMLEGGAVIPELGPNLSIIDDEMKVKALWEHFQDKKESSRGNSQTQSVLTDDPFTGSSTSAVDLYPINMDSSYWEKRV; this is encoded by the exons ATGAAATTCTTTACCTGTTTGAATGATTGGCGGCTTGAGATTCCTACGGTGGGGGTGCATGTTGTCGT AATTCTCAAAGGACAGAATTTACCGGGCACTCTTCCTCCAGATTTGAAGTTACCTTGCCTGCAAAAACT TGACCTCAGTCGCAACTATCTTAGCGGTTCAATCCCTTCAACATGGGGCTCCATGTCGCAGCTGACCCACAT TTCCCTTTTAGGAAACAGATTAACGGGTCCTATTCCCGGAGCTCTTGCAAACATCAAATCTCTCAAAAGCTT GACGGTCGAGTTCAATAAACTTTCTGGAAATCTTCCTCCAGAGCTCGGGAGTATGTCCTCCATAGAAAGACT TTTACTTAGCTCGAACAATTTTACTGGGGAGCTACCTCCTTCATTTGCAAACTTGATCTCATTGCAAGATTT TCGGATCAGTGACAATCAATTTTCTGGACAGATTCCCAATTATATTCAAAAATGGAAAAACCTCACTAAACT ATTTATTCAAGCAAGTGGTTTGAAGGGGCCAATTCCTAGCCTTGATCATTTGGGAAAGTTAACTGAATT GAGAATCAGTGACTTGAATGGATCTGAAGTAACTTTTCCATTGAAAAGCATTAACATAGCACAATGGAAAATACT gatgTTGAGGAATTGCAATCTTACTGGACCGCTACCCGATCCATTCTTATCTCCCGGGGCTACGAAAGAATTGTCAACCTT AGATCTCAGCTTCAACAGACTAGGTGGAGAAATTCCACTCAGCtttgaaaatctgaaaaaaatacAACGCAT GTTTGTCACATCAGGAGCAAGTTTACCTGTTGAACGCTGGCAAAACTGCGTATGTAATGATGCTGACTGGTTAATGCTGATTCTGTACAGATACTTAACCGGCAACTCATTCACTGGACCAATACCTGCTTGGATACTGGATGGAGGACAATATGT CGATCTTTCATATAACAAGTTTACAATTCATAAAGGATTGGATGGTTGCCAAAAAGGGAAAGG GATCAACTTATTCGCAAGCTTCTTGACGGACAATATTGAAAC TGGCAATATTGTTTCGTGTTTGAGGAACTCACCGCGTTCATGTCCCAAAC ATGGCCAGTACAAGCTTCATATAAATTGCGGCGGAGGAAACCTACGTGTTAATAAAAGTAATGAATTTGATGCCGATAAAGAGGATGGGGGATACTCAAAGTTCTTCCTCGCACAAGGTGATCAGTACTGGTCGTCTAGCAGCACTGGTCAATTCATAGACGATGACCGCACCAACCAAGACGTCATTTTGCAAAATTTATCCAGGCTCTCTACGAACTCGCCCGATGCCGAACTGTACATGACAGCGCgcttttctcctctctctcttacTTATTATGCCTTTTGTTTGGTAAATGGGAATTATACAGTAAAGCTCCATTTTGCGGAGATAGTATTCACTGATGATGAAACGTATAGCAGCTTGGGAAGACGTATATTTGATGTTTACATTCAG gaAAAGCGAGTGCTAAAGGATTTCGATATTGTGAAAGCAGCCGGGGGGGTTCGTAAGCCGTATATACAAAGTTTTAATGCTGTTGTTGTGACTAATAGTACCCTACAGATCCGTTTCTACTGGGCTGGGAAGGGGACAACTGATATCCCATCCAAAGGAGACTATGGTCCTCTTATTTCAGCCATTTCTGTGGAATCTG ACAATGAACCTTCAAGTATATCTATTGGAGCAGTGGTTGGAATTCTCGTTGCTGGAgcttttgttataattttatttgttgtggCTATCCTCTGGTGGAAAGGCTGTCTAGGACAGAGATCAAGTGCTACTGATCATG ATTTAAGAGGCTTAGACCTGAAAACTGGAACATTCACCTTGAGGCAAATCAAAACAGCTACAAACAACTTTGATGAGGCGAATAAAATTGGGGAAGGTGGTTTTGGTTCTGTTTATAAG GGCCTTCTGTCTGATGGCACCATGATGGCAGTCAAACAGCTTTCTTCCAAATCAAAGCAAGGAAATCGTGAGTTTTTGAATGAGATCGGCATGATTTCTGCTTTGCAGCACCCTCATCTTGTAAAGCTCTACGGATGCTGTGTTGAAGGAAATCAATTGTTGCTGGTATACGAGTACATGGAAAATAATAGCCTCGCTCGTGCTTTGCTTG GGCCCgaagaatatcaaatacaatTGGATTGGCCAACAAGACATAGGATTTGTGTTGGCATAGCAAGAGGTTTGGCCTATCTCCATGAAGAATCAAGGTTGAAGATTGTCCATAGAGACATCAAGGCTACTAATGTCTTGCTTGATAAAAATCTCAACCCTAAGATATCTGACTTTGGTTTGGCCAAGCTTGATGAAGAGGATAATACACACATCAGCACCCGAATTGCTGGAACTTA TGGTTATATGGCACCTGAGTATGCGTTGCGAGGTTATTTAACTGACAAAGCagatgtttatagttttggaatTGTGGCTTTGGAAATTGTCAGTGGGAAGAGCAACACGAGTCACAGGCCTAAGGGGGAATCTCTACAACTTCTTGATTGG GCACTTGttttaaaagagaaaggaaatctGTTGGATTTGCTTGATCCAAGATTAGGCTCAAACTACAGGAAGGAAGAGGTTATGCGTGTGATTAATGTGGCTCTCCTATGCACTAATGTTTCTGCAGCAGTTAGGCCTACCATGTCCTCAGTGGTGAGCATGCTTGAGGGCGGCGCTGTTATTCCTGAGTTGGGTCCAAATTTAAGTATCATAGATGATGAAATGAAAGTGAAGGCACTGTGGGAGCATTTTCAAGATAAGAAAGAATCAAGTAGGGGAAATAGCCAGACCCAAAGTGTATTAACGGATGACCCATTCACCGGTTCTTCTACATCCGCTGTTGATCTATATCCAATCAATATGGATTCTAGTTACTGGGAGAAAAGGGTTTAG